A segment of the Streptomyces sp. NBC_00597 genome:
CCGGCCGGTGGGGCCAGCCGCGCTACGAGGACACGGACGCGGCCCGCAAGGCGCTGCGCCGGCTCGCCTCCGGCGTGACCGTTCTGACCGTCGACGGCGGTGCGGGTGCCCGGCACGGCACCACCGCCAGCTCCATGGTCGCCGTCTCCCGCGAGCCGCTGATCCTCGGCGTGTGCCTGCGCCGCACGTCCACGTTCACCCGACTGGCGCTCGCCGCCGGCACGTTCTCCGTCAACGTGCTCGCCGCCGGCCAGGGCGACGTCGCCGGCCGGTTCGCGGACCCCGAACGCCCG
Coding sequences within it:
- a CDS encoding flavin reductase family protein, with translation MNIENPAASPATRSVRPQHTGRWGQPRYEDTDAARKALRRLASGVTVLTVDGGAGARHGTTASSMVAVSREPLILGVCLRRTSTFTRLALAAGTFSVNVLAAGQGDVAGRFADPERPSGDAQFAGLAWTTDPLSGAPLLDGSLSHLSCRLLDRHQVGDHDLLLAEVTAGAHARDTPMISFAGRLHTTACAGP